Proteins encoded by one window of Bacillus solimangrovi:
- a CDS encoding PstS family phosphate ABC transporter substrate-binding protein, which translates to MKKTALMLLLAAIMIVAAACGGDQSSTPAEGNNDTNHESAEQQAEGSEQLEGEVAIDGSSTVFPIMEAVSEEYVAEQPKVKAPVAVSGSGGGFKRFVVGETDLSNASRPIKDKEKTLAEENGIDFVELKLAFDGLSVVVSSDNDWGTDLTVDELKQMWKEGSEVKTWKDIRPEWPEEEIKFFSPGTDSGTYDYWNEVILEDEPIRRDTQLSEDDNVLVQGIAGEKGAIGFFGYAYYLENKDKLNVVAIDNGEGAVTPDGDTIQNGEYAPLSRPLFTYVNVKSLEEKTHVYDYVTYTLNNSGALAEEVGYVALPDSDYQEQLNLIKEKAGK; encoded by the coding sequence ATGAAAAAGACTGCACTAATGCTATTGTTGGCTGCAATCATGATTGTAGCTGCAGCATGTGGAGGAGATCAATCAAGCACGCCAGCAGAAGGAAATAATGATACTAATCATGAAAGTGCTGAGCAACAAGCTGAAGGATCAGAACAACTAGAGGGAGAAGTTGCTATTGACGGTTCTTCGACTGTATTTCCAATCATGGAAGCTGTTTCTGAAGAGTATGTAGCTGAACAACCAAAGGTTAAAGCTCCTGTAGCCGTTTCAGGTTCTGGTGGTGGATTCAAACGTTTCGTAGTTGGTGAAACTGACTTAAGTAATGCTTCACGCCCTATTAAAGATAAAGAAAAAACGCTTGCTGAAGAAAATGGTATTGATTTTGTAGAATTAAAGCTTGCTTTCGATGGTCTTTCTGTAGTTGTTAGTTCGGACAACGATTGGGGAACTGACCTAACTGTTGATGAATTAAAGCAAATGTGGAAAGAAGGAAGCGAAGTTAAGACTTGGAAGGATATTCGTCCAGAATGGCCAGAAGAAGAAATTAAGTTTTTCAGTCCTGGAACTGACTCAGGTACTTATGACTACTGGAATGAAGTAATTCTAGAAGATGAGCCAATTCGTCGTGATACACAACTTTCCGAAGATGATAATGTACTAGTACAAGGAATCGCGGGAGAAAAAGGAGCAATTGGATTTTTTGGCTATGCTTATTACCTTGAAAATAAAGATAAGTTAAATGTTGTTGCAATTGATAATGGAGAAGGTGCTGTTACTCCTGATGGTGATACGATTCAAAATGGAGAATATGCTCCACTATCACGTCCATTATTCACATACGTTAATGTGAAGTCTCTTGAAGAAAAAACACACGTATATGATTATGTGACATATACTCTCAACAATTCAGGTGCATTGGCTGAAGAAGTTGGTTATGTAGCTTTACCAGATTCAGACTACCAAGAACAACTAAACTTAATTAAAGAAAAAGCTGGTAAGTAA